TATGTCATTTCAAGTAATTCATGTTCTTCTAAAGATATTAAATCTAAGTACTTCAAAAGAAATCAATTCAACTCCATGATTTTGAGTTTGAATATTATTGGCATTGTTCAAAATGTAAATTCCAATTAAGGATATTAAAAATTATACGTATGCATTcaattttttgtataaattttaattgCATGCATTCAATCATTTAACATAAACGAAGATAAATTAATTGAGTTATAACTTAGTTAACATCAGTTTAACTGTAACAATCAAGAGAACATAGATTTAATGGCATTTAAGcgcacattttttcaatttaaaatttttaaaaaaaattatgaataaagtaGTTAATAGAATACAAGTATTTTTATTTGAAAGATAGGAATTGGAaatactattttaataataaaattttatttaatattgttagaataataaaaataaggtatTCATTCATATGGGTTGAACCCAAACCATCCCATGAATACATGAGCCGtcaattaaagtaaaaaaactGGAGCCAAAAGTAGGCCCATCAATAATCCAAAAGTGAAAGACTAATCATGTGAACGTAGCTGGAAAATTTAAAAAGGCGAGGAAACGCGTGAAACGCAGCGCTTATCAATGGCGCGTCCCAAGAAAGTTAGAGCCATAAGTAGTTGACGGTTTAGTCAAAGTATTTCTTTCCCTCGTCGTCTCCGTTGCTTCTAAACTACGGCAAGGAAAACTCATCAGAACTTTTCTCCTTTTAACTAATTTCCACTTTCCAAAAGAAAAACTAAATCTCTTTTTTGTTAAACTCTTAGTTCGATCTCTTACTTTCAATGGATGAATCTTCGTATTGGAATCATCCTACTAGTCATTTACTCGGCTCAGTTCCCGTAAgcttcttaattttctttttctcttttttcttccttttgaaTTAATTTATCAAGATCGGCATTCTTATGTAAATTAGTTTagaatattatttgaaaattgtTATTCGAATCCTAGGCTGTTGTTAATGAAGAAAGTGAAGCCTCGTATGGCAGAAGAGGAGGTGGTGGCCGAGGTTATCAAACTCTTGGACCTCCGACCGgtatatattcttttttatttctagaaaaagaaaattagttaaATGTATCAATCTTTCATTTTTCGTACTAtgaaacgggatttttcctccttttaaaaaaaatatttatatatcttttatttgATTTCCTTGCCCTATTTCTATATTTGAAATAACTAATGTCTTAAGAGAAttgtttagttttattatttCCCAAATGGAAAATAACTGGGGAGAGGAACTTTCAATAATCATGATATCTAGAGTTGAGACATGGAAGATTTGGCGTTGAATTGAGTGGTTTTCTTATTTAAAGTTAAGGTAATTTAGTGAGGAAGAATGAAACTTCCGATGccttttatttttgaaagaatAGACTATAGCGCTAACTGTTATGTTTGTATTTGCATTCTGGAGTAGTTAACTGTTATTTTCGTAAtcacaaatttctttacatagaaGGGAGGTACCCAATTAAAATCCTTTATTTGATGCATATATCCTTTTCGTGTTCTGTTAATATTTTTGAACTTTCCTGGagtatttcttctttttttattttatttttttgtgtatgACTCTTCAAAAGTAAGGGATGTAGATTACTGATTTTGCTTCCATGTTCTAAAATTCAAAGGCTATAGCAGCTAAAGTACTGCCTTAAGATGTCACCCACTGATGGTAATATGTAACGCTTTTATTTAGTGCTACTGAGGCACCTTAGAGTTTAACGATCCCTTTGTCTATTATATGCAGAAGGATTTGACCAACAATCACAAAACAACTGGAAGGGAGTGTTTAGTATCTCATCATACACACAGTATTTTGATGTAGATACAGATGTTGTCGTAAACAGATTGATAAGTTCCTTTTATCCTGCCGGTGGAGACTTTTTCAACAAGATTGGCGCTAACCCTGATCTGTGAGTCTGCCGCTCTTTTCCCCTTACTCTTTTATGCGGATGTAAAAACTGCTTTTGAAGCCTCATCTTGGGATGAAAAGTGATCCTCTGGAAGAGAAGATTAAGTGTGAAGGAGTATTAGAAGTATAGGAAGTCATATGAGTATTATCTGTAGTCAATATAAATTGGGATGAAAAGTAGGATTGAAAGCAATAAAAGCATCCATTGGCCTAGGCATTCTTTCATCTTCAAGAAACATGCTTTTTGGAATTCAGGACCAGAACTCACTAATCTTGTTCgtaaatttagtaaattaaaaagTTTAGTTATTTGGCTCTTCATTTCGACATGAATTGCACCTAGTAGGGAAAACTGTGAGAAGCACTAAAAGAAAGATATTAATGACAAGTGCACGCCATGTGGGCGTTATCAAAATGTAATAATGACAGCAGCAATAAAGAAGTTATCAGCACACATCAATGCATGTTTATTGCATTATTACCTATAGTACTCTTATTTGCATATATGGTCATCTTTGCAAGTAGATCGATGGAAAGAAGTCatgtattaagaaaagaaaaaacaggaGACAACTAGAAAAGAGATAGAATCCTTCCATCTGATTGGTTTTATGGAAGTTGAAGTACACTAGGATCTTATAATTAGTTTGTATTTGTAGCTTCTTATTTGTCTCAATGCAGAGACTCTTCTGTTTGAAAAAGAGATCATGGATGACCTGCCTTATTTCATGGCTTTCTGTATAATCCATATTTTTTTCTCCTTGGGAAAATCGAATTCCTTGCGACTATGATGTGGTGAATCATACATCTGATGGTGTAAAAACCTTGACCATAGCTGTAACAATCTGCAGTAGTAGTGTTCATGATTAtctgttaaattattttattgtcttGATTTCTGCCATTTGTTAGGTATGGGCTTATCTGGATCACAACTACATTGGTCTTTATGCTTGCGGCCTTTGGAAACTGTGCCACATACCTTATTCAAAAGCGCACTGATCGAACTACTTCTTGGAGCTTTGATGTTGGCTATGTAAATGCAGCAGCTTGTGGAATCTATGGTTATTCACTCGTGGTGCCAGTGGCATTTTACTTCTTGCTTCGGTATCTGGGTTCAAATGCTAGCCTTGTACGATTTTTGTGCATGTGGGGTTATTCACTTTCCATTTTCATTCCAACTGCAGTAAGTTTTTCTCTTTAAAGGAAGAAAATGATCctggttttaaattttattcaagtccaaaaatttcaattttttagttATTCATTGTTTATTTACAATCAACTGAGTTGTAGTATATGGCATATTTGCAGTTTCTACTGCTTATTCCAGTTGAGATTCTCCGATGGATCATCATACTTATTGCCGGTACAGCCTCATCATGCTTTGTTACCTTGAATTTAACATCCTATATTGGTGGCAGTAATGATCTTAGAATGATGATGATTGCTGCGTTCTTGCTGCAAATGGCCCTTGCAATCTTTATCAAGGCTTGGTTCTTTCCATAAACCTTACAAAGTCATCCTATGCGGGCTATCTGAGCACCTAAAATCCAAACTCTGCTGTGTTTTGCTCTGCTCCTGGGAAATGTGAAAAAGAAGAACAGTTTGAGCAAAAAAGGCCTCTTGAAGAAAAGCTTGTGTATGTTTTTGGATTCCTTGTAGTTTAGTGGTAAATTTGAAACACGCAACGGATGTGTGTCATAGGAGTAGAGATGTTTTTGATGAGGTGCAGCAACGCGCTACTAATTGCGTTTTTTTGGAGTGGGTTAATCGAATTGACTTGGTGCTGTTGGCCTACAACTTTTAATAGACCAACAAAATGAGAGAAACTAGAAGCAAATGTGAATGCAAATATGTTTAAACCCTGCAAGTTTTCCTTCTGTGTATATACAGGTTTTCATGGTCTTTTTGCCAGTCTGTAATTGTTACTTCACATCTAAAAGCAGacttttgtattaaaaaataggttctctttaaaccctaaactatctTTGGGTTTAAAGTTACTAGGTAAGTAGGATGTATATCTCATTTGCAAATGAGATACCCTTATTCAGCTTTCATCTTTTGATTCTAACTTCATATTGCAAAAATCAGAATTTGAACTTAAGATggagtataaatattaaaattaaaataaagtaattgaaCTAGTTTTTTTACTAGAAACAAGCTTAACTGAACGTTTTTACCGGATAAACACCTCTAGCAAAGGTGTTTTAAATTCGGTTACTAAATATTAACCAATTTGACTATggccaaataaataaatatatatataaatatatatatttgacacATGATCAAGTTTTAAATTCGGTTACTAAAtattaacttattttttttattacaaagaATTAAGCTTTATGTCCTACCAAATATCTTAATGCTGGTAATACGGAAAGTGAAGAAACGAGTCGTTGAACAGCTACTGCGACACGGAACTTTACCTTGAGCttcaaaaacacatcaaaattttaaaaacttatccaacatttttaaactttatattaaTACTCAATTTTCTaccaaaaatgttaaaattttttgtttgagcTACCAGCTCTAAGTTAGAGGGAAATGGTGGATGTGTACTATCGTAAAGCTTTTGGAAAGGACCAGACCTCAAGCGTGTCGTCGTCAAGGTTCAGTTTTTTCTGTTCCTTCCCTCTTCAAGCATTGGTTCAATTTTTATGAGTTAAGATTGAAATAGGTTACTTTGGTTtcaaagcctttttttttctttttttttataaaaaaaattagattttcaaTGGGTTTTATGATGATTTTAATGGAGGAGTTTTTGGTTACTAAGAAAGTTGTGAAacttaaaaaagaagaaaatgaaaaaaagagaggTTTTGATATAATCTCTACTTTGAACAAAAGAAAACATAGTTCTCTGAACTCTA
The sequence above is drawn from the Gossypium hirsutum isolate 1008001.06 chromosome A05, Gossypium_hirsutum_v2.1, whole genome shotgun sequence genome and encodes:
- the LOC121229561 gene encoding protein YIPF1 homolog isoform X1 — protein: MDESSYWNHPTSHLLGSVPAVVNEESEASYGRRGGGGRGYQTLGPPTEGFDQQSQNNWKGVFSISSYTQYFDVDTDVVVNRLISSFYPAGGDFFNKIGANPDLYGLIWITTTLVFMLAAFGNCATYLIQKRTDRTTSWSFDVGYVNAAACGIYGYSLVVPVAFYFLLRYLGSNASLVRFLCMWGYSLSIFIPTAFLLLIPVEILRWIIILIAGTASSCFVTLNLTSYIGGSNDLRMMMIAAFLLQMALAIFIKAWFFP
- the LOC121229561 gene encoding protein YIPF1 homolog isoform X2 — its product is MSPTDEGFDQQSQNNWKGVFSISSYTQYFDVDTDVVVNRLISSFYPAGGDFFNKIGANPDLYGLIWITTTLVFMLAAFGNCATYLIQKRTDRTTSWSFDVGYVNAAACGIYGYSLVVPVAFYFLLRYLGSNASLVRFLCMWGYSLSIFIPTAFLLLIPVEILRWIIILIAGTASSCFVTLNLTSYIGGSNDLRMMMIAAFLLQMALAIFIKAWFFP